Proteins encoded by one window of Dioscorea cayenensis subsp. rotundata cultivar TDr96_F1 chromosome 6, TDr96_F1_v2_PseudoChromosome.rev07_lg8_w22 25.fasta, whole genome shotgun sequence:
- the LOC120263374 gene encoding LOW QUALITY PROTEIN: DEAD-box ATP-dependent RNA helicase 1 (The sequence of the model RefSeq protein was modified relative to this genomic sequence to represent the inferred CDS: deleted 2 bases in 2 codons) — protein MELEEDTKPKSVPVLPWMRSPVDIDHFDECPLGLLPCLDPRLEDALKKIGVHSLFPVQAAVWQETIGPGAFERDICVNSPTGSGKTLAYALPIVQMLSTRKVRCLRALVVLPTRDLALQVKEVFASIAASVGLSVGLAVGQSSIADEISELIKRPKYDMGVSLDPEDLHVELQSAVDILVATPGRLMDHITTTKGFTLEHLCYLVVDETDRMLREAYQSWLPTVLQLTCLNDQAIFNQARSGLNLFNSLTTLRRSGVERGFKGKTYPRLVKMILSATLTQDPSKLSQLALHHPLLLTSGDSRYKLPEKLKSYKLICESKLKPLYLVALLQHLSGEKCLVFTSSVESTHRLSVLLNFFGDLPFKFSEYSGLQRQSVRSKTLSGFRDGEIDVLVSSDAMTRGMDVEGVRNVINYDMPPYIKTYIHRAGRTARAGQSGMCFTLLRKNEVKRFKKMLQKANNNSCSVYPLAAESIEHLHPLYSSALAKLKEVVQSETRSKVNTGFNRRKASKRKKDNNTMQE, from the exons ATGGAATTGGAGGAGGATACGAAGCCGAAGAGCGTTCCGGTGTTGCCATGGATGCGTAGCCCGGTTGACATCGATCACTTCGATGAGTGCCCTCTTGGCCTCCTCCCCTGCCTCGATCCCAG attGGAGGATGCTTTAAAGAAGATTGGTGTTCATTCACTCTTTCCTGTGCAAGCAGCAGTATGGCAGGAAACAATTGGTCCTGGTGCC TTTGAACGCGATATTTGTGTCAACTCACCGACAGGGAGTGGTAAGACTTTGGCTTATGCTTTGCCTATAGTGCAAATGCTCTCAACTCGGAAAGTAAGATGCTTGCGTGCTCTAGTGGTGCTGCCTACTCGGGATTTAGCTTTGCAG GTCAAGGAGGTGTTTGCTTCTATTGCTGCTTCAGTTGGCTTGAGTGTAGGCTTGGCAGTTGGTCAATCTTCCATTGCGGATGAAATCTCAGAGCTTATTAAGAGACCAAAGTACGACATGGGTGTATCTTTGGATCCCGAAGACTTACATGTTGAGCTACAAAGTGCTGTGGACATATTAGTAGCTACTCCTGGAAGGTTGATGGATCACATAACCACTACAAAGGGTTTTACTCTTGAACATCTGTGTTACTTG GTTGTTGATGAAACTGACAGGATGTTAAGAGAGGCTTATCAGTCCTGGTTGCCAACTGTGCTTCAGCTTACTTGTTTGAATGATCAAGCAATATTTAACCAAGCAAGAAGTGGGCTAAATTTGTTCAATTCCTTGACTACATTAAGGAGATC AGGTGTTGAAAGGGGCTTTAAAGGTAAAACCTACCCAAGGCTTGTCAAGATGATTCTTTCTGCCACACTAACTCAAGATCCGAGCAAGCTTTCTCAACTTGCTTTGCATCACCCTTTGCTCTTGACAAGTGGGGACAGCCGCTACAAACTTCCTGAAAAGTTGAAATCATACAAGCTG ATTTGTGAGTCAAAACTGAAGCCATTGTACCTAGTTGCTCTTCTACAACATTTAAGTGGGGAAAAGTGTCTGGTTTTCACTTCTTCTGTTGAATCAACACACAGGCTCAGCGTCTTACTGAACTTTTTTGGAGACTTGCCTTTTAAATTTAGTGAATATTCGGGTCTGCAGCGCCAGTCTGTAAGAAG CAAAACATTGTCAGGGTTTCGGGATGGGGAAATAGACGTGCTTGTTTCTTCAGATGCAATGACTCGAGGAATGGATGTCGAGGGGGTTAGAAATGTTATCAACTATGATATGCCCCCTTATATCAAGACATATATACACAGAGCAGGCCGGACTGCAAGGGCAGGCCAGTCAGGGATG TGTTTTACCTTGTTGAGAAAAAATGAG GTCAAACGCTTCAAGAAAATGCTTCAAAAAGCTAATAATAACTCATGCAGTGTTTATCCACTCGCTGCCGAGTCAATTGAACATCTTCACCCTTTGTATTCTTCCg CTTTGGCCAAGTTAAAGGAGGTTGTGCAGTCAGAAACAAGAAGCAAAGTAAACACTGGTTTTAACCGACGAAAAGctagtaaaagaaagaaagacaacAACACGATGCAAGAATAA